The Chitinophaga sp. H8 genome contains a region encoding:
- the nuoJ gene encoding NADH-quinone oxidoreductase subunit J, translated as MGIAFYIAAAIAVISTVMVITRYNIMHALLYLIVSLLSVAVILYIYGAPFVAVLEIIVYAGAIMVLIIFFVMMLNLGGPSAAQEKAWLQPRIWIVPALFCLVLLGELVYLILQTRQPETGMVVVDPKAVGIALFGPYMLAVELTGMLLMAGIVGAYHLGRQKQKILHRFLENKAT; from the coding sequence ATGGGCATTGCATTTTACATAGCAGCTGCAATTGCAGTCATCTCTACCGTGATGGTGATTACCCGGTATAACATCATGCATGCATTGTTGTACCTGATTGTTTCCCTCTTATCGGTGGCGGTGATCCTCTACATCTATGGAGCTCCCTTTGTGGCGGTATTGGAAATCATTGTATATGCAGGGGCTATCATGGTATTGATCATTTTTTTTGTGATGATGCTAAACCTGGGTGGCCCTTCGGCTGCGCAGGAAAAAGCGTGGCTGCAGCCGCGGATATGGATCGTGCCGGCCTTGTTCTGCCTGGTATTGTTAGGAGAGCTGGTGTACCTGATTCTGCAAACCAGGCAGCCCGAAACGGGGATGGTGGTGGTGGATCCCAAGGCTGTGGGGATCGCATTATTTGGTCCTTATATGCTGGCAGTAGAACTCACCGGGATGTTGCTGATGGCAGGCATTGTAGGCGCTTATCATCTGGGCAGGCAGAAGCAGAAGATCCTGCATCGTTTTCTTGAAAATAAGGCAACATGA
- a CDS encoding NADH-quinone oxidoreductase subunit N, which yields MSFADFMSLGPLITLIAAAILAMLLVAIKRNHRIVYSFTVLAFILTMLSIVPITQYIPHAIPPLFVIDLFAWFNTGLIVTAGFIILLLSYNYFEEREERKEEYYLLLILATIGALVLMISRHFMSLFLGLETLSISLYGLIAYLRARERSDEAGIKYLMLAAISSAFLLFGMALVYSFTGKMDFPGIGAALQNAQYMPVTVMAGFAMMLVGIGFKLGIVPFHMWAPDIYEGAPLPVSAFIATISKGGVLVVLIRFYQDIHASRYTELWWIIAVIAVASMFVGNWLALTQQNIKRILAYSSIAHMGYLLVAFLSGVQTGLEAIAFYLVAYFITSIGAFGVLIVMSSSIQDAETLEDYRGLFWRYPWIATVFTAMLLSLAGIPLTAGFIGKFYIVMAGVNGNLWFLLFMLVINSVIGLYYYIRIIAIMFKTADTAPVTVIKPSLPLAGNITLALLVILLVGLGIYPTSIMLLIQQMMQMIK from the coding sequence ATGTCATTTGCTGATTTCATGAGTCTGGGCCCATTGATCACGTTGATCGCTGCAGCAATATTAGCGATGCTGCTGGTAGCCATAAAGCGTAATCACCGCATCGTATACAGTTTTACTGTGCTGGCTTTTATATTAACCATGCTATCTATTGTACCCATCACACAATATATTCCGCATGCCATACCCCCTTTGTTTGTGATTGATCTGTTTGCCTGGTTTAATACGGGACTGATTGTAACCGCAGGGTTTATCATCCTGTTATTGTCTTACAATTACTTTGAAGAGCGGGAAGAGCGGAAAGAAGAATATTACCTCCTGCTGATATTAGCTACTATAGGTGCACTGGTATTGATGATCAGCCGTCATTTTATGTCTTTATTCCTGGGATTGGAAACATTAAGTATCAGCTTATATGGATTGATTGCTTACCTGCGTGCGCGGGAGCGTTCTGATGAAGCAGGGATCAAGTACCTGATGCTGGCAGCCATATCTTCTGCGTTTTTGTTGTTTGGAATGGCGCTGGTGTACAGCTTTACCGGCAAAATGGATTTTCCGGGGATAGGTGCTGCCCTGCAAAACGCGCAATATATGCCGGTAACTGTGATGGCAGGATTTGCGATGATGCTGGTAGGAATAGGATTTAAGCTGGGGATTGTACCTTTTCATATGTGGGCTCCTGATATTTACGAAGGAGCGCCGTTGCCGGTATCTGCTTTTATTGCTACCATTTCAAAAGGGGGGGTACTGGTAGTGCTGATCCGGTTTTACCAGGATATTCATGCCAGCAGGTATACGGAGTTGTGGTGGATTATTGCGGTAATAGCGGTGGCATCTATGTTTGTCGGCAACTGGCTGGCTTTAACCCAGCAAAACATCAAACGTATATTAGCCTACTCTTCCATTGCACATATGGGATATTTGCTGGTTGCATTTTTATCGGGGGTGCAAACCGGATTGGAAGCTATTGCCTTTTACCTGGTTGCATATTTCATTACGAGTATCGGGGCTTTTGGGGTGCTCATTGTAATGTCGAGCAGTATACAGGATGCAGAAACCCTGGAGGATTACCGGGGGCTTTTCTGGCGTTATCCATGGATAGCCACCGTATTTACCGCTATGTTACTTTCCCTGGCAGGGATTCCGCTTACGGCCGGATTTATCGGGAAATTTTATATCGTGATGGCAGGCGTAAATGGCAACCTGTGGTTCCTCCTGTTTATGCTGGTGATCAATAGTGTGATCGGGTTGTATTATTATATCCGCATCATTGCCATTATGTTTAAAACTGCTGACACCGCACCTGTTACGGTAATCAAACCTTCTTTGCCCTTAGCAGGTAATATTACACTGGCTTTGCTGGTGATACTACTGGTAGGGCTGGGGATATATCCTACCAGTATTATGTTGCTCATCCAGCAGATGATGCAAATGATTAAGTAA
- the nuoL gene encoding NADH-quinone oxidoreductase subunit L has protein sequence MIWLIPALPFAGALILLLCWKQVSRMAVSVIGCGSVGLAALVTFVAGAQLMGAGDGGIWQHLWTWIGLDGFNIGIDFRLDALSFAFVGVITFVGFLIHVYSTGYMADDEDYARFFASMNLFVGAMLMLVLADNLLLLYLGWEGVGLCSYLLIGFWYKDPANGYAARKAFIVTRVGDTAMAIGLFLLYQYTGTLQIPEILEKAPQLWHSGDPVVTVIALLLLGGAVGKSAQLPLQTWLPDAMAGPTPVSALIHAATMVTAGVYLVARTHTLFELSPTAQTVTAIIGAATLLLSGFSALVQTDIKRVLAYSTMSQIGYMFLALGVGAWSAAIFHFVIHAFFKALLFMAAGAVITALHHEQDMFKMGGLKKLLPQVFQVFLIGSASLAAIPFITAGFYSKDQIVWLAGAAAGGGKVYWAVAVLGAFITAMYTFRMVFLTFYGQAKSHVGHLPGSNMMIPLYILALLSTIGGFIELPHTMGHVTLFSHWLLPVLPATVLTEESLALEWASQGIAAGLSFIGIYLAYIWVIKRPAGMVDFFESEVMAWCRQWWLRGWDFDALYNRLLVRPFVYTARMNRRDMVDKIYTGIARLTTWLHDVTARTQSGILRWYIMGVLVGAVVILSVLIWRLYE, from the coding sequence ATGATCTGGCTTATTCCCGCTTTACCCTTTGCAGGTGCTTTGATCCTGCTGTTATGCTGGAAACAGGTAAGCCGTATGGCTGTTTCCGTTATTGGTTGTGGCAGCGTAGGACTGGCCGCCCTGGTTACTTTTGTGGCAGGAGCACAACTCATGGGAGCAGGGGACGGGGGAATATGGCAGCATTTATGGACATGGATAGGGCTGGACGGATTTAATATTGGGATTGATTTCCGGTTGGATGCCTTATCGTTTGCCTTTGTAGGGGTGATTACGTTTGTAGGCTTTCTGATACATGTCTATTCTACCGGGTATATGGCAGATGATGAGGACTATGCCCGTTTCTTTGCCAGTATGAACCTGTTTGTAGGGGCTATGCTGATGCTGGTATTGGCGGATAACCTGTTATTGTTATACCTGGGCTGGGAAGGAGTGGGATTATGCAGTTACCTGTTGATCGGGTTCTGGTACAAAGATCCGGCAAACGGGTATGCTGCCAGAAAAGCGTTTATTGTTACCCGTGTAGGTGATACTGCGATGGCTATTGGCTTATTCCTGCTGTATCAGTACACCGGTACCTTACAGATTCCTGAAATACTGGAGAAAGCACCTCAGTTATGGCATAGTGGTGATCCGGTAGTGACGGTAATTGCTTTGTTACTATTAGGCGGCGCAGTAGGTAAATCAGCGCAACTACCCTTACAAACCTGGTTGCCCGATGCGATGGCGGGCCCTACCCCCGTCAGTGCATTGATACATGCGGCCACGATGGTTACCGCCGGGGTATACCTGGTAGCCCGCACACATACCTTATTTGAATTGTCACCTACTGCACAAACGGTGACGGCGATCATAGGTGCTGCTACTTTGTTATTATCCGGCTTCAGTGCTTTGGTGCAAACGGATATCAAGCGTGTACTCGCGTATTCCACCATGAGCCAGATAGGGTATATGTTCCTGGCGTTAGGCGTAGGTGCATGGTCGGCCGCTATTTTTCATTTTGTGATTCATGCTTTTTTCAAAGCTCTGTTGTTTATGGCGGCAGGGGCGGTGATCACTGCCTTGCATCATGAGCAGGATATGTTTAAAATGGGAGGGCTTAAAAAATTATTACCCCAGGTGTTCCAGGTGTTTCTGATAGGCTCGGCCTCACTGGCAGCCATTCCTTTTATCACCGCAGGTTTTTACAGTAAAGACCAGATCGTTTGGCTGGCAGGTGCTGCAGCCGGTGGTGGAAAAGTGTATTGGGCAGTGGCTGTGTTGGGGGCTTTCATCACTGCTATGTACACCTTCCGCATGGTATTCCTCACTTTTTATGGTCAGGCAAAAAGCCATGTAGGACATCTGCCTGGCAGCAATATGATGATCCCTTTGTATATCCTGGCATTGCTGTCTACCATAGGAGGCTTTATCGAGCTACCTCATACAATGGGGCATGTTACACTGTTCAGTCACTGGTTATTACCGGTATTACCGGCCACGGTGCTGACAGAAGAATCTCTTGCATTGGAATGGGCATCGCAAGGGATTGCCGCAGGACTATCTTTCATTGGCATTTATCTCGCCTATATATGGGTCATCAAACGGCCGGCGGGGATGGTAGACTTTTTCGAATCGGAGGTGATGGCCTGGTGCCGTCAGTGGTGGCTGCGGGGATGGGATTTTGATGCATTATACAACCGCCTGCTGGTACGTCCATTTGTGTATACTGCCCGCATGAACCGCAGGGATATGGTAGACAAAATATACACAGGTATCGCCCGGCTCACCACCTGGTTGCATGATGTTACCGCACGCACACAAAGCGGCATATTACGCTGGTATATTATGGGCGTGTTAGTTGGCGCTGTGGTGATTTTGTCGGTATTGATATGGAGACTGTATGAATAG
- a CDS encoding TonB-dependent receptor — MQNITAQNTPSARISIKITDDAGKALPFASVLIRKVKDSTLLKGEMSNPDGLCTFDNVPAGHYFIEASQMGYTLQKTQPFTINGQSTSLQLKPLSLPIAPKNLQAVNVTAQKPFIERSGGKTILNVESSIAASGNSALDVLRKAPGVTIDKDENVLIKGKQGVTIMIDGKLTYLTGDQLSNLLKSTPSETISQIEIITSPSAKYDAAGNSGIINIKTKKGKLTGINGTITGGIGDGRYPGYNIGTTLNWRTNKFNLFGNYDYSSREAFMTRHLTRKITGDQILFFDQQVYQKNLFNRNAYKAGIDYFITPRQTIGVLVTGYSSGFDGNATSATNISRLGAKPDSVLNTLNNRNSRFNSTTYNLNYKIELDTSGSEITVDGDYARFGSTRLVHLNDSMYDTRSQLNKNATGIRNLAASTINIKSLKADLVLALNKTSKLEAGAKVSFVTTENALNYDSLQNGIYVPALSQNNLFTYKENVLAAYATYKKQFAKLDFQVGLRVEQTTSDGNSVTLKNQVKRTYLDLFPSGSVDYKFSDAHKLSLAYTSRINRPDYEQLNPFLFFLDKYTYAHGNPFLKPEYAYNTELSYIFKQKYIATLGYSHTSDIIFEYLDQNDETKITTSTALNFTSLNNYSLALTLPFDFTKWWNSSNNANFVYNRYVLRENNLDLQNEKLQYNINSNNTFTLPHDIKLEANVFYNSPFIEGIFNGKAQFGVDAGIQKSILKKKATLKFNVNDVFNDGNRFRGIAKYNNVDMTIYNVWQTRRFYFSVTYRFGNSEIKAARQRETGTSAEQKRAG; from the coding sequence ATGCAAAATATAACCGCTCAAAATACTCCTTCCGCCCGGATATCTATAAAGATCACAGATGACGCTGGCAAGGCTTTGCCCTTTGCCAGCGTACTGATCCGTAAGGTGAAGGATTCCACCCTCCTGAAGGGGGAAATGAGTAACCCCGACGGACTATGTACTTTTGATAATGTCCCCGCCGGCCACTATTTTATAGAGGCTTCCCAAATGGGTTATACCTTACAAAAAACCCAGCCATTTACCATAAATGGGCAAAGCACCTCACTCCAACTCAAACCCCTCTCCTTGCCAATAGCTCCTAAAAATCTGCAGGCAGTGAATGTAACCGCCCAAAAACCTTTTATTGAAAGAAGTGGTGGTAAAACCATCCTCAATGTAGAAAGCAGCATCGCCGCCAGCGGAAATTCTGCCCTGGATGTATTACGGAAAGCACCAGGCGTAACAATAGATAAAGATGAAAACGTGCTCATAAAAGGTAAACAGGGTGTGACCATTATGATTGATGGCAAACTGACTTACCTCACCGGTGACCAACTGAGCAACCTGCTTAAAAGTACACCCAGTGAAACCATCTCACAGATAGAGATCATCACCAGCCCTTCTGCAAAATATGATGCTGCCGGCAACAGTGGCATCATCAATATCAAAACAAAAAAAGGAAAACTGACCGGTATCAATGGTACTATCACTGGTGGTATTGGTGATGGCAGATACCCGGGGTATAATATTGGTACCACCCTTAACTGGCGTACCAACAAATTTAACCTCTTCGGCAACTATGACTATTCCAGCCGGGAAGCCTTCATGACACGCCACCTTACCCGGAAAATCACCGGTGATCAGATATTATTCTTTGACCAACAGGTGTACCAGAAAAACCTGTTTAACAGGAATGCCTACAAAGCTGGGATAGATTATTTTATTACCCCACGTCAAACCATTGGTGTATTGGTAACGGGCTATTCAAGCGGATTTGACGGTAACGCCACCAGTGCTACAAACATCAGCCGCTTAGGCGCCAAACCGGATTCTGTACTCAATACCCTTAACAACAGAAATTCCCGCTTCAACAGCACTACATACAACTTAAACTATAAAATAGAACTGGATACCAGTGGCTCTGAAATCACAGTTGACGGAGATTATGCCCGGTTTGGAAGCACCAGGTTAGTACATCTGAATGATAGTATGTACGACACCCGCAGCCAGTTGAATAAAAATGCCACCGGCATCCGCAACCTGGCCGCTTCAACTATCAATATCAAAAGCCTGAAGGCAGATCTTGTACTTGCGCTGAATAAAACCTCCAAACTGGAAGCTGGTGCCAAAGTGAGCTTTGTAACTACTGAAAATGCCTTGAACTACGATTCCCTGCAAAATGGTATCTATGTGCCAGCGCTCTCACAGAATAATCTGTTCACCTACAAGGAAAATGTCCTGGCAGCTTATGCCACTTATAAAAAACAATTTGCCAAACTGGATTTCCAGGTGGGACTGCGGGTGGAACAAACTACCTCTGATGGCAATTCCGTTACACTCAAAAACCAGGTAAAACGTACTTATCTCGATCTGTTCCCCAGCGGCTCCGTTGACTATAAATTCAGTGATGCACATAAGCTATCCCTGGCATATACCAGCAGGATCAACCGGCCGGATTATGAACAACTCAACCCGTTCCTGTTTTTCCTGGATAAATATACCTATGCGCATGGCAACCCTTTCCTGAAGCCAGAATATGCCTATAACACCGAACTGTCTTATATCTTCAAACAGAAATATATCGCTACCCTCGGATACAGCCATACCAGCGATATTATTTTTGAATACCTGGACCAGAATGATGAAACCAAAATTACCACCAGTACGGCGCTGAACTTTACCAGCCTGAATAATTACAGCCTGGCGCTTACCCTGCCTTTCGATTTCACTAAATGGTGGAACTCCAGCAATAACGCCAACTTTGTTTACAACCGTTATGTGCTCCGGGAAAACAACCTTGACCTGCAAAATGAAAAACTCCAATATAATATCAACAGCAATAACACCTTTACTTTGCCTCATGATATAAAGCTGGAAGCCAATGTATTCTACAACTCCCCTTTTATTGAAGGAATCTTTAATGGTAAAGCGCAGTTTGGTGTAGATGCCGGGATACAGAAAAGTATCCTTAAAAAGAAGGCTACCCTGAAGTTTAACGTAAATGATGTATTCAATGATGGAAACAGATTCAGAGGCATTGCCAAATACAACAATGTGGATATGACGATTTACAACGTATGGCAAACCAGGAGATTTTATTTTTCTGTGACCTATCGATTTGGCAACAGCGAAATAAAAGCCGCCCGCCAAAGGGAAACCGGTACTTCTGCAGAACAGAAAAGAGCAGGCTGA
- a CDS encoding CAP domain-containing protein, producing the protein MLSYQLRKWALLLVTFFAVMEASACSRPVTGGRDSTEAVSGNMEEQILYYTNKFRKSKGLAPLQLEENISQQARRHSRDMANGSTGFGHEGFEERVSVISKKMGTVASAAENVAYGSLDAEGVVNGWIKSPGHRRNMLGNYNLIGIGTAKGKGKITFFTQVFIKK; encoded by the coding sequence ATGTTGAGTTATCAGCTCCGTAAATGGGCTTTGCTACTGGTTACATTTTTTGCTGTTATGGAAGCATCTGCCTGCAGCCGTCCGGTAACCGGAGGACGTGACAGCACCGAGGCTGTTTCCGGTAACATGGAAGAGCAGATTCTGTATTACACGAATAAATTCCGGAAGTCGAAAGGACTGGCACCTTTGCAACTGGAAGAAAACATCAGCCAGCAGGCGCGCCGGCATAGCCGGGATATGGCAAATGGCAGTACGGGATTCGGACATGAAGGCTTTGAGGAGCGGGTATCTGTTATTTCCAAGAAAATGGGCACCGTAGCCTCCGCAGCTGAAAACGTAGCCTATGGCAGCCTGGATGCTGAAGGGGTGGTAAACGGATGGATCAAAAGCCCGGGACACCGCCGCAATATGCTGGGTAATTATAACCTGATCGGTATAGGTACCGCAAAAGGTAAAGGCAAAATCACTTTCTTTACCCAGGTTTTTATTAAAAAGTAA
- the nuoM gene encoding NADH-quinone oxidoreductase subunit M, with protein MVLLILLLVLLAGALLSWIASAYSRLLCRCIALCSLLINLVVIACIWISADTGTLLSQQHWMYNWQQQWVPQFGISLHLAMDGLSMLMLALTFFLGALSVLISWREIDKKVGFFHFNLLFVLAGITGVFLTMDLFLFYFFWEMMLIPMYFLIGIWGHEHREYAANKFFIFTQAGGLLMLLSILGLYFVHAYHTNVYTFNYFDLLNTDMAQDTARLLLLGFLIAFVVKLPAVPFHTWLPDAHTEAPTAGSVVLAGLLLKTGAYGILRFALPLFPEAAREIAPAAMLIGVIGILYGGQLAFAQRDFKRLIAYTSVSHMGFVLLGAFAFNELAYQGVVMQMITHGISTGALFILAGALYERIHTRELKKMGGLWPLLPVMGSTTLIFVMASLGLPGLGNFVAEFLILVGSWQANKVLTILATTGLVIATIYSLRIMQKVFFGTTNREYALPDLNVREKLIVGALIIVIFWLGIYPQPVLNAVKSKMPAVSEVVKTGYHYTIRKR; from the coding sequence ATGGTATTGCTTATCCTTCTCTTAGTATTACTTGCCGGGGCATTGCTCTCCTGGATCGCATCGGCTTACAGCCGGTTGTTGTGCCGGTGTATTGCCTTGTGCAGTCTGTTGATCAACCTGGTAGTGATAGCATGTATATGGATCAGCGCGGATACCGGTACCTTGTTATCACAACAGCACTGGATGTACAACTGGCAACAGCAATGGGTACCGCAGTTTGGGATCAGCCTGCACCTGGCGATGGATGGATTGAGTATGCTGATGCTGGCACTTACTTTTTTTCTGGGTGCATTGTCAGTGTTGATTTCCTGGCGGGAGATAGATAAAAAAGTGGGGTTCTTTCATTTCAACCTGTTGTTTGTACTGGCAGGCATTACAGGTGTTTTTTTAACGATGGACCTGTTCCTGTTTTACTTTTTCTGGGAAATGATGCTGATCCCGATGTATTTCCTGATTGGTATCTGGGGGCATGAGCACCGGGAATATGCAGCCAACAAATTCTTCATTTTTACTCAGGCCGGTGGATTATTAATGCTGCTGTCCATATTAGGGTTGTACTTTGTACATGCGTATCACACTAATGTATACACGTTTAATTATTTTGATCTGCTGAATACAGATATGGCACAGGATACTGCACGGCTATTGCTGCTGGGATTCCTGATTGCCTTTGTGGTGAAACTGCCAGCCGTACCTTTCCATACCTGGTTGCCCGATGCACATACAGAAGCACCCACAGCAGGCAGTGTGGTGCTGGCAGGGTTATTATTAAAAACCGGTGCATATGGCATATTACGTTTTGCCTTGCCGTTATTTCCGGAAGCCGCCCGTGAAATTGCCCCGGCAGCGATGCTGATAGGAGTGATAGGGATTTTATATGGCGGACAGCTGGCTTTTGCACAAAGGGACTTTAAACGGTTGATTGCGTATACCAGTGTAAGCCACATGGGATTTGTGCTGCTAGGCGCCTTTGCCTTTAATGAGCTGGCTTACCAGGGAGTGGTAATGCAGATGATCACACATGGTATCAGTACAGGCGCCTTGTTTATACTGGCGGGTGCTTTGTATGAACGTATCCATACCAGGGAGTTGAAGAAAATGGGGGGGCTATGGCCATTGCTGCCGGTAATGGGAAGTACGACACTCATCTTTGTGATGGCATCGCTGGGACTGCCGGGGTTGGGCAACTTTGTAGCAGAGTTTCTTATTCTGGTAGGCAGCTGGCAGGCGAATAAAGTGCTTACCATATTAGCTACCACCGGGTTGGTGATCGCTACTATTTATTCCCTCCGGATTATGCAAAAGGTATTTTTTGGCACTACTAACCGGGAATATGCATTACCGGATTTAAATGTGCGGGAAAAATTGATTGTGGGTGCATTGATCATTGTTATTTTCTGGCTGGGGATCTATCCGCAACCAGTATTGAATGCCGTGAAAAGTAAAATGCCTGCAGTAAGTGAGGTCGTGAAAACAGGCTATCATTATACCATACGAAAAAGATAA
- the fbp gene encoding class 1 fructose-bisphosphatase, whose protein sequence is MNDKQNVMTLDEFTIQELRNYPGATGQLSGLLRDIGLAAKRVNVEVNKAGIADILGEAGKTNVQGESVKKLDEFANDQFINSLRSSIYCCGVASEENEDFIPFKDEYSKNSKYVVLMDPLDGSSNIDVNVSIGTIFSVYRRLTPNGTACQLEDFLQPGTQQIAAGYVIYGSSTMLVYATRRSVQGFTLDPSIGEFCLSHPNLKCPPDSDIFSVNMGYYNFYEENVRRAVDFFIARNENDKVYRHRFIGCMVAEIHRTLIQGGIFMYPAFGKYISGRLRLCYECNPMSFIVEKAGGVAMANGRQRLLELKPMQLHQRVPIFIGSKNLMDIWQDVTNQK, encoded by the coding sequence ATGAACGACAAGCAAAATGTAATGACTCTGGACGAGTTTACTATTCAGGAATTACGGAATTACCCCGGCGCTACTGGTCAGTTATCAGGTTTATTGCGTGATATTGGGTTAGCAGCCAAGCGGGTAAACGTAGAAGTAAACAAGGCAGGGATTGCAGATATTTTAGGAGAAGCTGGTAAAACCAATGTGCAGGGAGAGTCGGTGAAGAAACTGGATGAGTTTGCGAACGACCAGTTTATCAACTCGCTGAGAAGCAGTATTTACTGTTGTGGAGTGGCCTCTGAAGAAAACGAAGACTTTATTCCCTTTAAAGACGAATACTCCAAAAATTCAAAATATGTGGTATTGATGGATCCCCTGGATGGCTCCAGCAATATTGATGTGAATGTATCTATAGGCACCATCTTTTCCGTTTACCGCAGGCTTACCCCTAATGGCACAGCGTGCCAGCTGGAGGATTTTCTGCAGCCGGGTACGCAGCAGATAGCAGCCGGGTATGTGATCTATGGTTCTTCTACCATGCTGGTATATGCTACCCGCCGTAGTGTACAGGGCTTTACCCTGGATCCGTCTATTGGAGAGTTTTGTTTATCGCATCCCAATCTGAAATGCCCTCCGGATAGTGATATTTTTTCTGTGAACATGGGGTACTATAATTTTTATGAGGAGAATGTGCGTCGTGCAGTCGACTTTTTCATCGCCCGCAATGAGAACGATAAAGTATACCGTCATCGTTTTATAGGATGTATGGTGGCAGAAATCCACCGCACCCTTATCCAGGGAGGTATCTTTATGTATCCAGCTTTTGGCAAGTATATATCCGGGCGTTTACGGCTTTGTTATGAGTGTAATCCCATGTCTTTCATTGTGGAAAAGGCAGGTGGGGTAGCGATGGCCAATGGACGCCAACGGTTGCTGGAACTGAAACCCATGCAGTTACATCAGCGGGTACCTATTTTTATCGGATCTAAAAACCTGATGGACATCTGGCAGGATGTAACCAATCAGAAATAA
- the nuoK gene encoding NADH-quinone oxidoreductase subunit NuoK → MSINPTTAGMTLAGILFVLGLISVLMRRNIIFMLLSVEIMLNAAALAFVVAGAHWGQAEGQVMFMFILAMAAAEVSVGLALILQLYHQLKSLDSDEASKMKG, encoded by the coding sequence ATGAGTATAAACCCAACAACTGCCGGGATGACGTTGGCAGGGATCTTATTTGTGCTGGGGCTGATCAGTGTGCTGATGCGGCGTAATATCATCTTCATGTTATTATCCGTAGAGATCATGCTGAACGCGGCCGCACTGGCCTTTGTCGTAGCAGGAGCGCATTGGGGGCAGGCAGAAGGGCAGGTGATGTTTATGTTCATCCTGGCTATGGCGGCAGCAGAAGTGTCGGTAGGACTGGCACTGATATTACAGTTGTATCACCAGCTGAAATCACTGGATAGTGATGAGGCAAGCAAAATGAAAGGATAA
- a CDS encoding aspartate kinase: MKVFKFGGASLESVERIQQVAKILQAFPEEKLLIVISAMGKTTNELEKVAQNYFMRKREIAAQLLFNVEQQHLQVAEGLLGNREHPLFTQLQQFFTEAEWTLGEKPLRNYDYYYDQLVSLGELLSTAIVSAYFNQIGVANIWLDVRDVFRTDNNFRDANIDWEFTQRQVTEKVVPLFNKTGIVIAQGFIGSTDQNESVTLGREGSDYSAAVFANMLDAESQTIWKDVEGLKNADPKLFPNTINIPEISYSEVIEMAFYGAQVIHPKTIKPLQNKQIPLYVKCFLDKNLPGTVIKEEVDVKQLPPIIVLKKNQVLLTITSRDFSFITEDKISDIYEIFHGLKIKINLMQNGAISFSCCIDNNPEKIELLIKTLHQGFKISYNEGLELLTVRYYQNGLLEELSRNRTIMLEQKSAATIQLLMK; this comes from the coding sequence ATGAAGGTTTTCAAGTTTGGCGGGGCAAGTTTAGAAAGTGTTGAACGTATTCAGCAGGTAGCTAAAATATTACAGGCTTTTCCGGAAGAAAAGCTGTTGATTGTTATTTCGGCCATGGGCAAAACCACCAATGAACTGGAAAAAGTGGCCCAGAACTATTTCATGCGTAAACGGGAAATAGCCGCCCAACTCCTTTTTAATGTGGAACAACAGCACCTCCAGGTAGCCGAAGGCTTGCTGGGCAACCGTGAACATCCCCTGTTTACACAACTCCAGCAATTCTTTACAGAGGCGGAATGGACCCTGGGAGAAAAACCCCTCCGTAACTATGATTATTACTATGATCAGCTGGTAAGCCTGGGCGAACTGCTGAGCACCGCTATCGTAAGTGCCTATTTTAACCAGATCGGGGTAGCCAATATCTGGCTGGACGTAAGGGATGTATTCCGTACGGACAACAACTTCCGGGATGCGAATATCGACTGGGAATTTACCCAGCGCCAGGTAACAGAAAAGGTGGTCCCCCTTTTTAATAAAACAGGGATTGTCATTGCCCAGGGGTTCATCGGCAGTACAGACCAGAATGAAAGCGTAACCCTGGGACGGGAAGGCAGTGACTATTCCGCAGCCGTATTTGCCAATATGCTGGACGCGGAAAGCCAAACTATCTGGAAAGATGTGGAAGGCCTTAAAAATGCCGACCCTAAACTCTTTCCCAACACCATCAACATTCCCGAAATCAGTTATAGCGAGGTGATCGAAATGGCATTCTATGGTGCACAGGTTATACACCCTAAAACCATTAAGCCCCTGCAAAACAAGCAGATCCCCCTGTACGTAAAATGTTTCCTGGATAAAAACCTGCCAGGTACTGTGATCAAGGAAGAGGTAGACGTGAAACAACTCCCTCCTATCATTGTGCTGAAAAAGAACCAGGTATTGCTCACCATCACCTCCCGCGACTTCTCCTTTATTACAGAAGACAAGATCAGCGATATCTATGAGATCTTCCACGGGCTTAAAATAAAGATCAACCTCATGCAAAACGGGGCCATCAGCTTTTCCTGCTGTATTGACAATAACCCCGAAAAGATCGAGCTCCTGATCAAAACCCTGCATCAGGGCTTCAAGATCTCCTACAATGAAGGACTGGAACTCCTTACTGTACGCTATTACCAGAATGGGCTACTGGAAGAGCTGAGCCGGAACAGGACCATAATGCTGGAACAAAAATCTGCGGCCACCATCCAGTTGCTGATGAAGTAA